The sequence below is a genomic window from Pelmatolapia mariae isolate MD_Pm_ZW linkage group LG9, Pm_UMD_F_2, whole genome shotgun sequence.
CATCAAAAGATTTTCATAAAGCGTATTTGTCTTCCGAGCAGCAGGCGTTTGCAGTGTTATTTTCAGATGAGAAATGAATTCTATGGAAGAACACTCTGACATATCACTTTATTTTTATCCTGTCTGTAAGATTCCATTAAATTTAATTGGTGGAGATTATCTATACAGACTTACATTGGATGTGTGAGCTATACGGGGCAGAAGCAGGGTTCGTTAATGTTCTGTGCCATTATGTTAAAAGTCCAAAGATAATCTGTGATGATAATCTGCATTCCCTCTACAAATATAAAAAAGCTTTACAATAAGACACCAGAATAGAGACAGAGATTCAATAACACAGAATCTTTTTGAAGCTTTCTAAAGACAAAATCTAATAAAGTTTCAGTGTCCATTAGGCTCATCAAGTTCATTCACATCTGGAAGAATTAGGGCAGCCTGTTTCACAGAAAGCAGTTATCCAATCTGAAATTGTTTCAGCATGCTTTTTAAGATGTATAAAGAATACACCACTAGCTTCCAGTGATACCCAACCAAAACTGCTTAACAAAAAGATAGTACAACATCAAGCACAGCAGCATACCCCCCTCTCTGCATCCAACAATCTGGATTTTGATGTTAGGTGCAGGCCTCATGTTTTAACATCATCTCCAATATTCTGCATCCAAAgcaattttatatttttgtgctatttttgcATGCAGCAATCCATTATCTTGTGTTCATCTCTTTAAGCAACTCAAGTCCACATTGTAATTTAGTCTGGAACATGCTGTCAGAGTTAGGAGATCACAGCAACCCACACATTGCTGAAACTGCACTCCACAGCTCTGATTAGTTTATCTTCCTCTTGTTTCATATGTCTATGCCCTTAAAAAGTTCCAGCATCATAACAGATTTCCATtagataaaaacataaatcctGCACTATATAATACTGGGGTCTTGAATCTCATTTCATGTGACTGTGGTCTATGTTCTACTGCTGCCAATCACTGTTTTTGTGGGTTTCGCCACCTGCATTGATCAAAGAATTGGTCCATAATttgcataataataaaaatattccgCTAAAAGCCTAATAGgggtatttttattcttttaaatcaGAATTTTAGGTAGATTGTCCAATTTTAGAATGACTTGCTATGAATATCTGGAAACCATATTCCTCCTTCATCGCATGATCTTGGGGATTTTGTCTCTTCACAGGAAGGCtgtgactattttttttttttaattttatttccatAAACCAGCTTGGAGGGAAAGTGTTATAaatgctttttgtctttttgttgttgttttcttaaatCCACCTTTGGTATCATAACTTCTAGATTTGTCCCACAAGAATAAAAGCAAGCTTCTCTACGTTCTGCTCTCCTTGCTCCCTCATACTCCTGGTGGATTCTACTCATTCGGGTTTTCAATGAGGTTTGAATATTTACTGGGTATTTCATCTTTATCAGTCTAAACCTTGAGGGTCCTTGAACCACATGCCTTTACAGTACTCACTCAAGAGGACATAATTAGTATGAGGGGACCAAGAATTGAAAGCCTTTTGCCAATGACATTAGGAGGTTCCTATTCCATCCTGTCAGCAAAGTAGTGAAACTGATATATTTGGATCACTTTCTGGTTAGAAGTAAGTAAGAGTGTGGCCACATTTGGGTATTGGCCCTTTTAATTGAAAGATGATTTTCTAATAGTCATCAATTCTGCAGTTGCTATCAGTTCAGTTCCAATTGATTACATTTAGTAGTTACTAACTgtacatattaataaatattaagaCTTGTTTTCTGGATTAATGCATAagttaatataaataaacacaaaaattgAGCAGTATACAGGCTCTGTAAAAATACTACTGTTCCAAGGAAAGAAAGGTAAGCGGTTCCCTACATACATATTAGGCTCCTTGTGACTACAGCTAAGGGGTTGTAAGATGAAACATGAGCAAACGGAGGAAAAACATAGTTTATGCTGCAAAGGTTTATAATCATTTCTATAAATTTGGGTTTAATCATTGTTTTTGTCAGAGAGGTAGAGTTTAGTTTTGCATCATTCTCTTGTCCTCTCTTTAAATGACACCAGTAATTttctggttaaaaaaagaaatgaagttATTAGTTATGTCCCAGCTCTCTGTGAAGCCTGAATAATTATTAAGCACGTATGCATACACGGGGAAGATTACTCCTGCATTCAGAACGAATGGAACTACTTTACAAGCAGGGACTGCGGGTCCAGACTTGTAGAAACCTTCCAAAGCATTTGCCTGAGGTTTTTCTGTGAATAATGTGCCGCTGCGTGGAAGGATTAGGCACAGAGGACCCTGCCAAGCATTAGAGTGTTACAGGAGGGATCAAGAACAAATGAGTAATGAAATGACTGACTCACCATTCTGAGACATAAGACACAGCATGTGCTCTTTCGAAGCCTGCTCCTGTTAAGGGAGTCTCAGTCAGAGCATGGCATTAGAACTTCCTGACATGTTTTTAATTGTTGGTTCCTCCTTGTCATGCACATCACCCATATAAGCAATTAGGCTTCTGTCATCCGTGTCTAATAAAATGGAGATTGTGCTAGTGCAAAAATGTGGCAGCACAAGCGTCTGCGTAAACAGACACATTACTAGCAGGTTAGCCGTAATCATACGGAAAGAGAGCATGTACAAATTAAAATTTATGTTCTGTCTTCTGTAGTGAAGGATAATAGCTAGTTTAACATGAGTATAAAAGCAGCTAATGAGGACAAACGCCTTATAATCACATGGCCTATGCCATTGTGGAAAATAATACACTACACCTAAACAAAGACTGGTTGTCAATATATTTATgaatttattcttttctttacaTTAATTTCTCCTTCTGCTCCAGATCCcggaaaaagaaaactgtcaaAAAAGAAATGATTGTAATTCAAGGCCACAGAAGCAAGGAACCATATCCCCACAAGCAAATACAAAACAGAGTTGGTAACAGGATTGCAACACCAAAGTGAAAGCATGTCTGCCAAGTCTACACATTCAAAGACCACGAACATCAAACGGGTTTTCCAGCCAGTCAAGGGTTTCAGTGTtcatagagaaaaaaaacaaacaggactGCTTCTAGCCAAGGAAAGATGGATATTTCCAAATGAACACTGGGTATTCTGTGTACAGATGCGATGGCGAGTTTAGAAACGAGTGCACCATCTGCATGTTACATGTGATCCATTTACAGTACAGAAATGTCTAAGCAAGACAGCATCAAAGGTTACTgagtagcatttttttttttacccaggcCAAGGAGCATAACATCACAGAGTAGAAATGGtctctgatttttatttttttttttacctataCTTCATATTCATCTGTGTTCAGTGCAAGGCTCACTGGactctttaaagacaaaaaactaaaatatgaTTGGCTATCTGAGTGACTGCAACTGGAAATAGAAACACGTGTTGTTTGCATTTCCTTCAGGCCTTTACAGTGAATATATCACAGCAATAAAACACAGTAAGCCTCAGCTATGGCATCTTGCAGATTAATATAACTAGCTGAGGGGGGTGCTTTGGAAATTGCTTTGACTAGAAATGTGTCAAGGctgacagtttcttttttttttaccagtttGATCCCTATTAAGCACATCCCTCAGATCTAATTCAATAAATGCTAAAGGGAGTTACAATAATGGTATTCATTCCTGATCCTTTGGGATATATATCTTTAGAACTCGTAAATACTTTACTTTCTTTCTTCTacacatattttatatatcttcaGAGATTTTATGCTTCCATAATAATTAAGCAGATACAGTAAAGTTAGCCCTGGAAAATGCACTGAATCCCACATACAATCAGATTTTGTGAAAGTGCTAAACTGCTGTGACATCTTTGAGCTTCTAACTAAAATCCTCCGACCGGTTCAACAAAAATACAATCTATCacttgagtaaaaaaaacaccagTCATCTTCTTGTTCTCCATTTTCAACCCCTTACAATGCAGCATTTTTTATACAGTTTTAAAGGGAAACAGCACTCAACAGTTCAGACAGTAAAATGACAGCCCAAATTAGCTGTCTCCTACAACTTCAAAACTTATTAATGAGCTTCATAACATATCTGTTCCAAACCAATAAATGTACTGCCactttccccccaaaaaagaaaaaaaaatcaagtaacCAGAGCTTTGAATTTTGCACAAACCATTTTTTCTCACACCACGGTTGTTGGGTACTAACATAAAATTTATGTTGAAATTCAGTGATATTCATCAGTATGTAAGACCAGACAGGTCTAAAGTTTCAGTCGATAAAAGGAACGCTACAAGTAACTGTAGAGGGCTGCTTAGAGGGAGAAGAACAATAAAATGAGCTCCCTTCCACCTGTTCCAATGCAAAGTATTCCTCCCTCACAAACATCTGTCGCTGTAGTCGATACAATACTGTACACACACCCAAACAAATACAACTGAGGGAGAAAGCTTGAAGACAGATGGAGAGACAGCACAGTTTTTCTTCAACTTTTAAcatcgtttttttgttttgttttttttataaatttcagctcagtgcaaaaaaaaagaaaaaaagaacacattACAGAACTGGCTGTGACTGGCAGCTACAGTAAACAAAGACAGCTCAATATCAGCTGACCAGCAGCGGTTAACTGGCAAACCTAGTGTAACCCAGCCTCTTCATCACACTTCCACACACATCCTCTATCAGTCGAACGTCCTTTCGAGACATTTTCTGTCTCCATATGTTAATGTTGGCTGGTGAGATGTCTCCTTCATACATTAGATTGTACAGGTTCGTAGAGGTGGTGAATATGAGTTGATTGAGGGCTGTGGGTGACACAGGCACTCCCAGAAATGTGTGTATTGTCTCTGCCGTCTCCTGGGGGAAGTTGACCACATCCTCAAACCTCACTCGGAGAAAGGACTCCTCGGGAAGGCTCTCGCTGACCCTCAGAGCGGCTGCGGTGTGTGCCAGCCACAAATGAGCCAGAATCAAAACAGGATTTGTCTCATAACGGGACAGTAGCCTCTGGATCATTTTAAACTCTGGCGCAACAGCTGAGCACCCATCCCTGACAGCATCCTCCTTGAATATCAAGGAAAGGTGCTGTGGGATGTTTTTAAGGGAGTATAGGCTGGGTTTGCTGTTATAAACCATGAGATAAATCCATGCTCTCGGGTCTCTCACCAAGTATATTGTCCTCAAGGAAAGTCCCACTACCTCCTGAAGGAAAGGCAGTTTgagtgtccagcttccactccgcATGTTGATTACCACCCGGGCGTTAGGGTACTCTGCAACATGCCTTCTCATTTCCCTTACATACTCTGCATCTCTGTCCAGACTAGCCCTCAGTTTACCCTTCAGGTCAGATGCTGGTTCTCTCTTCCTGGAtcttttctttctgtccctGGGGACGCTGACTCTCTGGGTCTGCTTGACCCTGCTGCCCTCTACGAGCTGAATATTTTGCAAGTGCAGCTTTGTGTTATGCACTAGCGAATGCAGCCAGCCCTGGATAATCTTAAACCGTCCGTTCACGGCGTCTGACCTTGACCATTCACAGGCATCGACCAGGGAGTCAAACTCAAACTCGGTCTCAGGAATGTCCACATGCTCGGTGGGGACCCTTATATAAACAAAGTCTGAGCTATTGTAAAAAAGGTGCTTGAGTATTTCCGATCCCGACCCGGGAAGGGTCGTTATGACAACAGTGGGAAGGGGGAGCCGGTGCTGCTCGTACAatcttatttgtttgtttacttcgCTTTTGGCACCCGCACCTTTCCATTTTACCCCACAGAGAAGCTGATCGCAGCTGTTAGAGACAAACAGCAGCTCGGCTATCCACAGAATGAGCACGGTGAGGAGTGCGTAACGCATCAGCCTGCTGAAGCAAACATAAAACTTTCTCTGCATGGTCAAAAATCCTATAGCCACACAGAGAACGACCCCCGCTATTACATTGACTGTGAATCCAAAGTCAAACAGCTGATTATCGCTGCTGATTTGTTTAGGGAGGATTTGTGTCCCAAGGCCGTATCGGGTGATTTGATATCTATCCTCAACTTTACTGTGACCTCCAAATCCCAAATAACTCAACCTTGCCCCAATGTCTTTATAGTTTGTAGCAATGGACACAATCTTCTCTGTGTTATTAATGATTAAAGAAAGCCTCACTCCATTTTTGCTGTTATCTATAAATCTACAGTTGGACACTTTGACATACGGTCCGTGCAGCACGTAAGCCACTCTGCTGACCGGGCCTGTCATTTGGAAAGTAACGTTTATATACTGCGTCCACCTCTTTTTAAACTCAGCCGCCTGTTCTGCTTCCTGTATGCGTGTTTCAGGGCTGTGGCCCTGAGTGTCAAACCAGAACATTTTATAATGAGCATCCCACACATCCATCATCGCGCCGTTATATCTGTCCATGAATCTGAAAGGAACATATTTAAAGTCAATGTCGAGATTGTGGAAAAAAGCACTGAGTGACTTCACAGGTGAATCACCCCATTTTTCTACATGGTCAAGGACTAGCAAAGTCTGCGAGTTGAGCAGAACCAAAGCTCTGAAGACACTCTTTAGTCTCATGGCAGGTGAATAAGCCAGCGCGGCTTCCCCACTCACAAACATCGTATCCTTGTGTGACGAAGCGGCAATCACCTCACCTCTAGCGTCACCCACCCCTTCATCGGTCCAGCGCAGCCACTTAGCACACTCCCCCAACTGACCCTCCCATGGATTGTTACACTGGCTGGTAGGAGATGGACTGAACACTAAAACATTGTTAAGGTAGCTGTACTTTGGACCATAAAGTGCTTCAGACACAAATACTTGCCCATTAGGAGCAAAAGTAAAAGAGTTCTGGTCTGGGTGCTCATGACCAGGGTTAAAGCTGTTCCAGCCATCCACCCAGGAGTAAGGCTTGTCATGGACAATGTCATAGACTGCACGGCCACCCAGGCTGCCAGACTTAAAGGAGACAAAAGTATTACTCTGGCCATTGGGAAGCCCAGCTCCGTATGTAACCACACCCCAGTTTGAGAAAATATGCATTTTAGCTTTGCCAAAATCGTGCGGAGGCTGCGGCGTGAGGTGGGAGTTGTACCAGATGTATTCTGTGTGAAGTGTAGCCCAGCGCTGGGCAGATGACTGCCCCATGGGGCCGTCCTTCGGCCGATGCTTTCTAATCTGTTGAGCCAGCCAGTTGCCCGTTCCATTCTTCATGACGAATGTGTCGAGGAAAACAAGCTGGCTCTCTGGACCATAAAACCAGTTGTAGTTTGAGTCCGCAATGCCGACTGTTCTCTGAAAGCCCGGCAACAGCG
It includes:
- the LOC134634648 gene encoding dermatan-sulfate epimerase-like protein, yielding MCSQTPGNMAGSWVVYSAFLLPLFAVGAAFSGVFNTTDRDVFTDDLLQVKLTQDRASEHWKIQSADSHPNLYFNQVDVLHLRQRSSTTHSHIFKVIRAAVLTMLSNVPFYLPPVKHEEFTSKWNEIYGNNLPPLALYCLLCPEDSAALQFLIKFMDRMAEYSDWKVTSAPNDEVPMAHSLTGFATAYDFIYSYLDQRRKDLYLKKIRAETVELYELSKYRGWGKQYLQNHQTTNILAILTGAIVVGSHDDPESMIWKQVAVNYMEKTMFLLNHVVDGSLDEGVAYGSYTAKSITQYVFLAQRHFNIDNMQNNWLRGHFWFYYATLLPGFQRTVGIADSNYNWFYGPESQLVFLDTFVMKNGTGNWLAQQIRKHRPKDGPMGQSSAQRWATLHTEYIWYNSHLTPQPPHDFGKAKMHIFSNWGVVTYGAGLPNGQSNTFVSFKSGSLGGRAVYDIVHDKPYSWVDGWNSFNPGHEHPDQNSFTFAPNGQVFVSEALYGPKYSYLNNVLVFSPSPTSQCNNPWEGQLGECAKWLRWTDEGVGDARGEVIAASSHKDTMFVSGEAALAYSPAMRLKSVFRALVLLNSQTLLVLDHVEKWGDSPVKSLSAFFHNLDIDFKYVPFRFMDRYNGAMMDVWDAHYKMFWFDTQGHSPETRIQEAEQAAEFKKRWTQYINVTFQMTGPVSRVAYVLHGPYVKVSNCRFIDNSKNGVRLSLIINNTEKIVSIATNYKDIGARLSYLGFGGHSKVEDRYQITRYGLGTQILPKQISSDNQLFDFGFTVNVIAGVVLCVAIGFLTMQRKFYVCFSRLMRYALLTVLILWIAELLFVSNSCDQLLCGVKWKGAGAKSEVNKQIRLYEQHRLPLPTVVITTLPGSGSEILKHLFYNSSDFVYIRVPTEHVDIPETEFEFDSLVDACEWSRSDAVNGRFKIIQGWLHSLVHNTKLHLQNIQLVEGSRVKQTQRVSVPRDRKKRSRKREPASDLKGKLRASLDRDAEYVREMRRHVAEYPNARVVINMRSGSWTLKLPFLQEVVGLSLRTIYLVRDPRAWIYLMVYNSKPSLYSLKNIPQHLSLIFKEDAVRDGCSAVAPEFKMIQRLLSRYETNPVLILAHLWLAHTAAALRVSESLPEESFLRVRFEDVVNFPQETAETIHTFLGVPVSPTALNQLIFTTSTNLYNLMYEGDISPANINIWRQKMSRKDVRLIEDVCGSVMKRLGYTRFAS